In Arachis stenosperma cultivar V10309 chromosome 1, arast.V10309.gnm1.PFL2, whole genome shotgun sequence, one DNA window encodes the following:
- the LOC130933378 gene encoding exopolygalacturonase-like has translation MGIAKQNTLFITIICFALASYAVARPRARPYSGPDVYRGRNVARDILFPGEKVNNVLDFGAQPDGEFDSTQAFMEAWQATCNSTVQSRVYVPEGRFLVSPVFFSGPCMTPHPVTVKVDGTILAPTDLSVFDNDEWIIFQNLNGLRLIGQGTFDGQGTDSWQITEKCESKRDGFRCVRNPSSLFFSRVNDAIIQGIRSVNPKGFHIFVTNCGNIRLRKLKLTAPEFSPNTDGIHVSHSNNVIMSRNTIATGDDCVSIIQGSVNITMNRLTCGPGHGVSIGSLGKYADELEVKGIRLINATLIGTTNGLRIKSWPDRFPGSASDIFFTNIDMVNVKNPIIIDQEYECFPNCQKKPSLVKLNNIQFNNIRGTTISPVAVDLRCSKLFPCNGVVLRNIDLKLGFLPIPTVSRCFNINPIYFGGLQIPPACV, from the exons ATGGGCATTGCAAAGCAAAATACTctttttattactattatttgCTTTGCATTGGCCTCTTATGCGGTTGCTAGGCCAAGAGCACGGCCATATAGTGGTCCAGACGTCTACAGGGGCAGGAATGTAGCACGAGATATCCTTTTTCCCGGCGAGAAGGTTAACAATGTGCTCGATTTCGGAGCCCAGCCCGACGGCGAATTCGACTCTACCCAG GCATTCATGGAAGCATGGCAAGCAACATGCAACTCAACAGTGCAAAGTAGGGTATATGTCCCAGAGGGTAGATTCTTGGTTTCCCCAGTGTTCTTCTCAGGGCCATGCATGACTCCACATCCCGTAACAGTTAAAGTTGATGGAACTATTTTGGCCCCTACCGATCTTTCTGTGTTTGACAACGATGAGTGGATTATTTTCCAGAACCTTAACGGCTTACGACTCATTGGTCAAGGTACCTTTGATGGGCAGGGTACGGATTCATGGCAAATCACCGAGAAATGTGAATCTAAAAGAGACGGTTTTCGATGCGTCAGAAATCCTAGC AGTCTTTTCTTCAGCCGAGTGAACGATGCGATTATACAGGGGATTAGGTCTGTGAATCCAAAAGGGTTTCACATATTTGTGACTAACTGTGGAAACATAAGGTTGCGAAAGCTTAAGCTGACAGCACCTGAATTCAGCCCCAACACTGATGGCATTCATGTTAGCCACTCCAACAATGTCATCATGTCTAGAAACACCATTGCAACTGGTGATGACTGTGTCTCTATAATCCAAGGTTCTGTCAATATTACCATGAACAGACTCACGTGTGGCCCTGGACATGGTGTTAG CATTGGTAGCCTTGGAAAGTATGCAGACGAGTTAGAGGTGAAAGGTATTCGCCTCATAAACGCCACATTGATTGGAACAACCAATGGTCTCAGAATCAAAAGTTGGCCAGATAGATTCCCAGGTTCAGCCTCGGATATATTCTTCACAAACATCGACATGGTAAATGTTAAAAACCCCATCATCATTGACCAAGAGTATGAATGCTTTCCAAACTGCCAAAAGAag CCATCCCTTGTGAAGCTTAACAATATTCAATTCAACAATATAAGGGGAACCACGATTAGTCCAGTTGCAGTGGACTTACGGTGCAGCAAATTGTTCCCATGCAACGGTGTCGTACTTCGCAACATTGATCTCAAGCTTGGATTCCTTCCAATTCCAACCGTGTCAAGATGTTTTAACATTAATCCAATTTATTTCGGCGGTTTGCAAATCCCACCAGCTTGCGTTTAG